In Acidimicrobiales bacterium, the DNA window CGCGGCGGCCGGGTCGGCGGCCGCCGCGGCCGGGGCCGTGGAGGACGGCGACGCCGCCGCCGCTCTGGTGGTCCCCGCCGGGTTCGGCGACTCGCTGGCCGGCGACCGGCCGCTCTCCCTGCGGGTGGTGGCCGACGCCGAGCAGCGCATCGGCGAGGCGATCGCCACCGCCGTGGCCGAGGGGTTCGCCGCGCAGGTGGACGCGGCGCGGCTCGGCGTGCGGACGGCGATCGCCGCCGACCCCGGCGCCGCCGACGACCTCGCCGCGCTGGCCGCCCGCGCCGCCGCCGTCCGCCTGCCCGTCGAGGTGGCCGACGCGGGGTTCGACGGCGGCTTCGACCCGGCCGCCTACTTCGGCCCGTCGATGGCCATCCTCTTCCTGTTCCTGAGCGTCGGGCAGGGGGCGAGGAGCCTGCTCGTCGAGCAGCGGGAGGGGACCCTCGCCCGGGTGCGGACCAGCCCGGTGCCCTTCGCCGCCGTGCTGCTCGGCAAGTCCGGCGCCGTCGTCGCGACCGGCCTCGTCACCTTGCTCGTCATGTGGGGGGTCACCGGGCTCGCGCTCGGTGCCGACTGGGGCGACCCGGTCGCCGTGCTGGTGCTGATCGTCGCCTCGGTGCTCGCCGTCGCCGGGATCGGGGCGCTGGTCGCCGGCCTGGCCAGGACCGACGCCCAGGCCGAGGGGTGGACGGCGGTCGTCACGTTCACCCTCGCCCTGCTCGGCGGCAACTTCATCACCCCGGGCGCCCTGCCCGACGCCCTGCGCCGGCTGTCGCTGCTGACGCCCAACGGGTGGGCGCTGCGGGGGTTCACCGAGCTGTCGGCGGGGCGGGGCGACCTGGCCGACGTGCTGCCGGCGGTCGCCGTCCTGGCCGCGACCGCGCTCGTCACCGGCGCGGCCGGCGTGCACCTGCTGGCGAGGCGGCTCGGGGCGTGACCGCCGTCCTCGCCATCTGCGCCAACGAGCTGCGGCGGGTGGTGCGCGACCGCACCGCGGCGTTCTTCGTGGCCGTCCTGCCCGTCGTGATCATGATCGTGATCGGCACGACGTTCGGCGCCGTGTCGAGCGACCTGCCCGTCGGCGTCGTCGACCTCGACGGGAGCGCGGCGTCCCGGGAGCTCGCCGCCGCCCTCGACCGGTCGCCCGCCCTCGACGTCGCCGCCTACGGCGACGAGGACGACCTGCGCACCGACGTCCGCACCGGCCGGGTGGAGGGCGGGGTCGTCGTCCCCGCCGGCTACGGCGCCGCCCTCGAGGGCGGGACGACGGCCGCCGTCGGCCTCCTCACCGACCCCGGCGGGGCGACGGCCACGCCCATCCGCTCGGCGGTGACCGGGGCGGTCGGCGGGCAGGCCAGGGTCCAAGCGGCGGCCACGTTCGCGGCCGAGGCGACCGGCGGCGACCGGGCCGCGCTGGTCGACGTGGCGGCCGCGGAGGCCGACGGCCTGGCGCCGGTGGCCGTCGCCGTCGAGCGGATCGGCGACCCGGGGCGGGGCGACCTCAGCCCGTTCTCCTACACGGCGCCGTCGAACCTCGTGCTGTTCCTGTTCGTGAACTCGCTGACCGTCGGGGCCGTGCTGGCCACCGACCGCCGGAACGGGATCACCCGCCGGCTGCTCGTCACCCCCCACCCGGCGTCGACGATCGTCGCCGGCGTGGGCCTGGCCAAGTTCGCGTTCGCGCTGGTCCAGGGCGGGCTGATCCTCGCCGTCGGCCTGCTGTTCGACGTCGACTGGGGCGACCCGGTCGCCGTCGTGCTCCTCACCGTCGTGTTCGCCGTGGTGAGCACGGCCGTCGGCCTGCTGGTCGGCGCGACGGCCCGCTCGGCCGACACCGCCCAGTCGATCGCCGTCCCCGTCGCCATCGGCATGGCCATGCTCGGCGGCTGCATGTGGCCGCTCGACCTCGTGCCGCCGGTGATGCGGGTGATCGGCCACGCCGTCCCCCACGCCTGGGCCATGGACGGCTGGACCGACCTGGTGCTCGACGGCGAGGGCCTCGGGGCCGTCGCCGTCGAGCTGGCCGTGCTGAGCGGCTACGCCGCCGTGCTGCTGGCCCTCGCCGGCTGGCGGCTGCGGGTGGCGCTCACGACGTAGCCGGCTGGCAGTAGACGAACGGGTCCTCGGCCGGCGCGCCGGGCGGGGTCTCGCCGGTGAGGATCGGGTTGTCGGGCAGCACGGGGGCGATCTCGTTCCAGTACAGCTGGCGCTCGGTGACGATCACCGTCTGGAACTCGCAGAATCCGGGGGCCTTGGTCCTCGCCACCCCGGGCAGGCCCAGGTCGGCGAGGGCGGCCGGGATGACGCCCTTGGCCGGGTCGGCGGTCAGGTCGCCCCAGCCGATCTGGAGCCACGGGGCGACCGGGTTGATCGGCAGGCCGACCAGGTCGAACACGGCCTCCACCGGGTCGTAGGCGAGGCTGTCGGGCACCCAGGCGGCCTCCTCCAGCGCCCGGCGGAGGCGCCAGTTGGTGATGGCCTGGCCGTCGCCGGCCGCCATCACCGGCGTGCCGTCGACGGTCGTGATCCCGCCGGCGTGGCCGAGGGCGCGCCTGGCCTCGAGGAGGGCGAGGGACGCCACCCCGGCGGCCCGCGGCGTCGAGAAGCTGGTGCCGCCGACCGAGGTGAAGCCGGCCTCGCAGTCCATGCAGTAGGGCAGGTCCTGGGTGAAGTCCGAGACGAAGTCCGGGAAGTTGCCGGAGAGCAGGGAGTCGCCCTCGGAGGAGTGCTCCTCGATGCCCGACACCCCGATGCTCCACCACGGGCCGGCGCCGGCCCGCAGCGGCGTCATGCCCGGCCCGTTGCCGCCCGAGCTGAAGTGCAGCTTGCCGCGGTTCACGACGCCGTCGTAGGTGTGCTCGAAGGCCCGGTACTCGGGGAGCGGGAAGCCGGTGTTCGGGATCGACACGCCGTAGCTGGTCGACACGACGTCGACGGCCGGGTGCTCGAAGGCGAAGCGGTGCGACGCCTCGCTGCCGAGGGCCGACGCCTGCTCGACGAACAGCAGGACGGCGTCGGGGTTGGCGGCCAGCACGGCGGCGCTGGTGCCGACGCCGTGGGCCTCCTTCGACGTGTCCGGCCGCAGCACCACGTCGCCGGGCGGGGCGAAGGACGTGGCCACGATGTTCGTGCCCCTGAAGTGGTACAGCTCGCCGGGCTGGACCCGGTCCCAGAAGGCGGCGTCGGCGGCCAGGTCGGCGGCCAGGTTGCCGGTCCTCGTCAGCTCGACCACGTTCTCGGGCTTGACGCCCAGCTCGTCGAGCACCTCCTGGGTGACGGCCGAGGGATGGCCGTCGGGGTAGTAGACGCTGCCGGCGTAGAAGGCCGCGTGGTACGGGTTGATGCCCGAGTCGAGGACGGCGACGACCACCCGCGGGCGGCCGGGGCCGGAGGCGATCGGCGGGATCGGCCCGTAGTCGGCCCGGGTGGCGCGGGTGACCGCGCCGGTGAGGGTGAACGTCGCCCCCGCCGTCCTCGTCTCCCTGACGATCAGCGTGTACTCGCCGGGGACGGGGTCGACGAAGCTGACCTCCTGGTAGTTCGTGTTGACGTACGAGCCGGCCAGCACCTGGCCGCTCGGGGCCCGCACGTCGAGGGTGAAGTAGTCGACGAAGGCCTGCGGCCAGGCGAGGCGGACGTCGAGGGTCGAGTAGTCGGCGTAGCGGTCGGACAGGGTGAGCACGTAGCGGTGCTCCAACTGGCCGCCAACGGTCTGGCCCACGCCCTGGAAGTCGGCGCCGGGGCCGATCGGCGGGGCCTGCACGGTGACGCCGCTCGTCCCGCTGACCGAGAAGACCTGCGTGGTGGCGTCGGGGGCGGGCTCGGGCGACGGCACGTCGCAGGCGTCGCCGGCGCCGTCGCCGTCGGTGTCGATCTGGGACGGGTTGAACACGGCCGCGCAGTTGTCGGCGGCGTCGTCGACCCCGTCGAGGTCGCCGTCCACGGCCGTCTCGGCGATCGTGACGGTGGCGACGCCCGTGTAGGAGGTCTGGACGTTGAGGAAGCCGTAGGTCCTGGCCGAGTAGTCGCCGGCCGCCGGGCGCTCGTAGGTGATCGTCTCGGACGGCGTGCCGGTCGTGGTGTTGCCGGTCTCGGCCACGGCCGTCTGCCCGTCGGGGCCGGTGACGGCGAGGTCGAGGTCCTCGACCGGGTTGGTCCACTGGACCCGGACCGTCATCGACGCCGGCTCGCAGCCGTCGGGCACCGAGAACGCCTCGGTGTCGGCCGCGCCGGTGACGACCAGCGCGGTCGTGCCGACCGTGCCGCTCCACTGGTGGACGACGTGGTCGCCGGGGCCGAGCGGGCAGGCCGGGGTGGCCAGGCGGGCCGGGGCGATCGGGTCGACGATCTTGCCGTTGGCCCTGCCGTCGGCGTCGCCGGCCCCGCCGTCGACCAGCCGGACGGCCACGCGGGTGCCGGTGAGCGACGCCGGGAACGGCCCGCAGCCGGTGGCCGGGAGGCACTTGACGACCGAGTCGACGGCGGCCGACGCGGGGACGTCCAGGGTCAACGTGGCCGTGCCGCCCCTCGCCACCTGGGCGATCTCGACGCCGAGGAAGCCGACCGGGTACTCGTGGGTGGCCGGCGCGTCGGCCGGCGGGGCGACCAGCCGGATCGACCGGAACCGGCCCGTGCTGGTCGTGACCGTGAGCGGTCCCTCCAGGGTGGACAGGACGATGCGGTCCCCGTCGGGGCGGGACGCCGCGGAGGTTTCCGCGGCGGCCGCCTGAGGGACGATGAGGGCGACGGCGAGCGTCGCGAGGAGGAGTGCCCGGCGCATCCCTCCGTCTTCGCCGCGCCGTCCCCTATCTCCTGCCCGCGTCGGCGAGGCGGTCGCGCACGGCCTGGGCCCGGTCGTCGGCCGCCATCCACCTGGCCAGCACGACGCCGCCGGCCACGAGCCCGAGCAGGTCGCCGGTCCCCCACAGCACCGCCGCGCCTGCCCGCTGGTCGGCGAGGGACCAGGTGCCGTCGCCGAGCGGGGCCGACAGGCCGAGCAGGGCGAGGCCGAGCACGGCGTGGACGGGCACGAGCAGCAGCAGCGACAGCATCCTCGCCGGGTGGGGCAGCCGGCGGCGGACGGGGTCGGTCCCGACCAGGGGCCAGAAGAACAGGCAGCCGGCGGCCAGGAAGTGGAGGTGGACGGCGGCGTGGACGAGGTCGTTGCGCAGCGACAGCCCGAACACGGGCGTGAGGTAGAGGGCGAACAGGGTGCCGCCGAACAGCGCCCAGCCGACGGCGGGATGGGTGAGGGCGCCGGCGGCCGGGTGGTCGACGACCCGGAGCAGCGCCGAGCGGGTCGGGCGGGCGGCGGCCTGGAGCGCGAGCGTGACGGGGGCGCCGAGGGCGAGGAGCAGCGGGGCGACCATCCCGAGCAGCACGTGCTGGACGGCGTGGGCGCTGAACCGCACGGTGTCGACCCTGGCCAGCCCCGACGACGTGGCGATCGTGAGGGCGAGCAGGCCGGCCGCGAACGCCGCCGTCCTGGCCGCCGGCCACCGCCGCCCCCGCGCCCCGAGGCGGCGCACGCCGAGCCCGTAGAGCAGGGCCGCCAGGGCGGTGACGGCGAGCATGGTGGGGTCGGGCGCCGGCGCCTCGAGCATCACCGGCGACGGTACCGGCCCGCTTGGGTTCCGCTCCTGCCCCGGTGGTAGACCGACC includes these proteins:
- a CDS encoding cytochrome c oxidase assembly protein, which produces MLEAPAPDPTMLAVTALAALLYGLGVRRLGARGRRWPAARTAAFAAGLLALTIATSSGLARVDTVRFSAHAVQHVLLGMVAPLLLALGAPVTLALQAAARPTRSALLRVVDHPAAGALTHPAVGWALFGGTLFALYLTPVFGLSLRNDLVHAAVHLHFLAAGCLFFWPLVGTDPVRRRLPHPARMLSLLLLVPVHAVLGLALLGLSAPLGDGTWSLADQRAGAAVLWGTGDLLGLVAGGVVLARWMAADDRAQAVRDRLADAGRR
- a CDS encoding S8 family serine peptidase; its protein translation is MPSPEPAPDATTQVFSVSGTSGVTVQAPPIGPGADFQGVGQTVGGQLEHRYVLTLSDRYADYSTLDVRLAWPQAFVDYFTLDVRAPSGQVLAGSYVNTNYQEVSFVDPVPGEYTLIVRETRTAGATFTLTGAVTRATRADYGPIPPIASGPGRPRVVVAVLDSGINPYHAAFYAGSVYYPDGHPSAVTQEVLDELGVKPENVVELTRTGNLAADLAADAAFWDRVQPGELYHFRGTNIVATSFAPPGDVVLRPDTSKEAHGVGTSAAVLAANPDAVLLFVEQASALGSEASHRFAFEHPAVDVVSTSYGVSIPNTGFPLPEYRAFEHTYDGVVNRGKLHFSSGGNGPGMTPLRAGAGPWWSIGVSGIEEHSSEGDSLLSGNFPDFVSDFTQDLPYCMDCEAGFTSVGGTSFSTPRAAGVASLALLEARRALGHAGGITTVDGTPVMAAGDGQAITNWRLRRALEEAAWVPDSLAYDPVEAVFDLVGLPINPVAPWLQIGWGDLTADPAKGVIPAALADLGLPGVARTKAPGFCEFQTVIVTERQLYWNEIAPVLPDNPILTGETPPGAPAEDPFVYCQPATS
- a CDS encoding ABC transporter permease, with protein sequence MTAVLAICANELRRVVRDRTAAFFVAVLPVVIMIVIGTTFGAVSSDLPVGVVDLDGSAASRELAAALDRSPALDVAAYGDEDDLRTDVRTGRVEGGVVVPAGYGAALEGGTTAAVGLLTDPGGATATPIRSAVTGAVGGQARVQAAATFAAEATGGDRAALVDVAAAEADGLAPVAVAVERIGDPGRGDLSPFSYTAPSNLVLFLFVNSLTVGAVLATDRRNGITRRLLVTPHPASTIVAGVGLAKFAFALVQGGLILAVGLLFDVDWGDPVAVVLLTVVFAVVSTAVGLLVGATARSADTAQSIAVPVAIGMAMLGGCMWPLDLVPPVMRVIGHAVPHAWAMDGWTDLVLDGEGLGAVAVELAVLSGYAAVLLALAGWRLRVALTT
- a CDS encoding ABC transporter permease, with protein sequence AAAGSAAAAAGAVEDGDAAAALVVPAGFGDSLAGDRPLSLRVVADAEQRIGEAIATAVAEGFAAQVDAARLGVRTAIAADPGAADDLAALAARAAAVRLPVEVADAGFDGGFDPAAYFGPSMAILFLFLSVGQGARSLLVEQREGTLARVRTSPVPFAAVLLGKSGAVVATGLVTLLVMWGVTGLALGADWGDPVAVLVLIVASVLAVAGIGALVAGLARTDAQAEGWTAVVTFTLALLGGNFITPGALPDALRRLSLLTPNGWALRGFTELSAGRGDLADVLPAVAVLAATALVTGAAGVHLLARRLGA